A single Xenopus laevis strain J_2021 chromosome 3S, Xenopus_laevis_v10.1, whole genome shotgun sequence DNA region contains:
- the letm2.S gene encoding LETM1 domain-containing protein LETM2, mitochondrial: MATYSCSLVLATLRCRSSHLVLRKNLCPTYASAFCTQNRECVPRLSCLVSTAFVSPSWSTRSFHASGFSLQDAPSPPFPSIPPPPPEPEKSPQVVRKSISQRVVDEIKHFYHGFRLLWIDTKVAARMVWRLLHGQVLTRRERRRLMRTCADLFRLVPFMVFVIVPFMEFLLPVFLKLFPEMLPSTFETESKKEEKMKKKFAAKLEMAKFLQETISEMARRNKAETGGESQQQFSSYVQQVRGTGEQPSTKEIVRFSKLFEDELTLEHLERSQLVALCRLLELPPIGTNNLLRFQLMMQLRSIRADDEMIFKEGVENLTVAELQAASRARGMRSLGLTEEQLKEQMKQWLDLHLKENVPPSLLLLSRALYLTELKPKPILPLKQAVEIPKVKPVVVDSIDTKDNLADTAPTLKGLKEEELVSESATHSKNTKASANGV, encoded by the exons ATGGCTACGTACAGCTGCAGCCTGGTCTTGGCTACTCTCCGTTGCCG AAGTTCTCATCTGGTCCTGAGAAAGAACCTGTGCCCGACATACGCTTCCGCTTTCTGCACACAAAATAGGGAGTGTGTCCCTCGACTGAGCTGCTTGGTGTCTACTGCCTTTGTGAGCCCCTCATGGAGCACTCGTTCTTTCCATGCTTCTGGATTCTCTCTTCAGGATGCCCCGTCCCCTCCTTTTCCCTCCATTCCTCCACCCCCTCCGGAGCCAGAGAAATCTCCGCAGGTCGTACGTAAATCCATCAGCCAGAGAGTGGTGGATGAAATCAAGCACTTCTACCACGGTTTCCGTCTGCTCTGGATTGACACAAAGGTGGCTGCTCGGATGGTCTGGCGGTTGCTACATGGCCAAGTCCTGACTAGGAGGGAAAGGCGAAGG CTTATGAGGACGTGCGCTGATCTTTTCCGCCTGGTCCCGTTCATGGTCTTTGTTATCGTTCCCTTCATGGAGTTTCTCCTGCCTGTGTTCCTGAAGCTCTTTCCAGAGATGTTACCTTCCACATTTGAAACGGAATCAAAAAAG GAAGAAAAGATGAAGAAAAAGTTTGCGGCAAAACTGGAAATGGCCAAATTCCTGCAAGAGACCATCTCTGAGATGGCACGGAGGAACAAGGCAGAGACTGGAGGCGAAAGCCAGCAGCAGTTCTCTTCCTATGTGCAGCAG GTTCGAGGCACAGGTGAGCAGCCCAGCACAAAGGAGATTGTGCGCTTCTCCAAACTCTTTGAGGATGAATTAACCCTAGAGCACCTGGAAAGGTCTCAGCTGGTGGCCCTGTGCAGACTGCTGGAACTGCCCCCCATCGGCACCAACAACTTGCTGCGCTTCCAGCTCATGATGCAGCTCCGTTCCATAAGAGCTGATGATGAG ATGATCTTCAAGGAAGGGGTAGAAAACCTCACTGTTGCAGAGCTTCAAGCTGCCAGCAGGGCACGGGGCATGAGATCTCTGGGCCTCACAGAGGAGCAACTGAAGGAGCAAATGAAACAG TGGCTGGATTTACACCTGAAGGAGAATGTTCCCCCATCTCTGCTTCTTCTCTCCCGTGCACTGTATCTGACGGAGCTGAAGCCTAAGCCCATCCTGCCCTTGAAACAAGCGGTGGAG ATCCCTAAAGTCAAGCCTGTTGTGGTAGACTCCATAGACACTAAGGATAATCTTGCTGACACGGCTCCTACCTTGAAAGGGTTAAAG GAAGAAGAACTTGTTTCAGAATCTGCCACACactcaaaaaat